Proteins encoded by one window of Lathyrus oleraceus cultivar Zhongwan6 chromosome 1, CAAS_Psat_ZW6_1.0, whole genome shotgun sequence:
- the LOC127098050 gene encoding uncharacterized protein LOC127098050 gives MNKRKLDDPKPLECNAIAENKLAKKHKDPGSFSIPCVLARHVIDKSLLDFGASVSLMPLVVCKRLNIGDMQPTRMSLQLADRSVKYPINILEDIPVRIVQLYIPTNFVVMDIKEDEEIPILLGKPFLSTTGTMIDVKRGKMTFEVGEEKVEFILSKFLKAPTTDDSFYAIDIIDECIRELDKEKPIETIKLPSTL, from the coding sequence ATGAACAAGCGCAAGCTCGATGATCCCAAACCATTAGAATGCAATGCGATTGCTGAAAACAAATTAGCCAAGAAACATAAAGATCCTGGAAGCTTTTCTATACCATGTGTTCTAGCAAGACATGTTATAGACAAATCATTACTGGATTTTGGAGCAAGCGTAAGTTTGATGCCTTTAGTAGTTTGTAAAAGATTAAACATAGGAGACATGCAACCAACTAGGATGTCCCTTCAACTAGCTGATCGATCAGTTAAGTACCCGATAAATATATTAGAAGATATCCCAGTTAGAATTGTACAACTCTATATCCCTACTAACTTTGTCGTAATGGATATTAAGGAGGATGAAGAAATTCCTATCCTTCTAGGAAAACCATTCTTATCAACTACTGGAACCATGATTGATGTAAAAAGAGGAAAAATGACtttcgaagtaggtgaagagaagGTAGAGTTTATCCTATCCAAATTTCTAAAAGCACCCACCACAGACGACTCTTTTTATGCAATtgatatcattgatgaatgcatAAGAGAGTTGGATAAGGAGAAACCTATCGAAACAATAAAACTACCCTCGacgctgtaa